The Niabella beijingensis genomic interval ACAGAAACTGCCGTGTAGCGGCATCAAAGGCTGTTCCCGTTTGCGGGGAATAGATGGCCTGATTGCTCAGGGTTTTGCTGGATCCTTTGTATTTATCAAAGAAGTTCACCACATTAAACAGATCGCCCGAAAGTTCGAGGGCATGCGTTCCGGCAATACGGAACTTCTTTCCCACGTGCAGATCCAGTATACCGAAGAACCCGTTGATACCACCGTTACGTGCGGCCATTTTACCATTGTATTTGCGGATATACTCCTTGATGCTCTCACTGGCGTTCGGATTGTCGAGCACGGCCTTAAGTCCGTTGCGGATATTTTCCGGAACGGACGGATCATTGATATCAAAAATATACGCCAGGTCGTTGTCGCTGGTTACAAAATCCCCGTTGCTGTTCACACCGGAACGCAGGGTATAGCGGGTGCCGCCCATTCCTGTATACCGTACGCCAATGGTAAATCCGGCCAGCGTGGGTGATGTTCCGTAAAACACCACTTTATGACGGAACTGGTTATCGGAATACGCCATGCTACTCAGATCCCGGGGATCATCCTTGACTGGTAATACCAGTGTAGCGGTATTGGCCACGTTGCCGTTATAAGTGGCATTATCCTTATTATCATTCCAGGTATAGCTGGCAGAGATCTCTCCATCCCGGAAGTATTGCCAGGTAGCGTCCACCACCACCGCGAACTGGTTTACTTTTCCAATGCTGTTCAGCTCCAGTACCCGGCCCAGTTTATTGCTGATACGGCCCTGCTTCCAGTCGGCATTGCCACTGGCCGGCATGGATTCCAGCGGTATAAATACACCGCGGTTATCTTCATTGGGAATATTGAAATAAGGGTTTGCCACCATATTCCTGTCGAGGTAGAAATAGTTATGGCGGCCCAGGGTGATAAAACCGGTGATCCCCGCCCTGAGGCGATTGGTGATATAACGTGAGTAAGAAAGATTCGCCTTATAAACGGTAGGCACTTTTACATCTTTTCCGTTCATGTTGATAGTGGGCACCTGGAACTGCGGCAGCGTGGGAGCGCTGGACGGGTTCTGCCGGTATTCATTAAAGTTGGGCACAGGTATATCCGCTCCTCTTACATCCACCGTAGCCAGGTGCGTTCCGTCGAAGACCAGGTTGTTGATCACCATATAATTGTTTATATCCGATGCAAAGATCCCTGCCCCAAGCCGGATGTAGTCGGTATGTGCCTCATTGATATCCCAGCTGAACTGCAGACGGGGTTGTACGATCAGTGAGTTCACTTTGTTGTCGGTACGTAATTTCAGCTCTTCAAACACCAGCTGGTTGAAGGGCGCAGAAGGATATTTGGCATAGTCGATCCGCAGTCCGCCGGTAAAATCCAGTCCCTTCGCGAGCCTTGTCTGCAGCTGTCCGTAAACACCGATATTCCAGATCGATGACTTCACTTCCTGGTCCGGACTGATGGGGGCTTCCCGGTAGTAGAGGTTGGGTTTGTTATTGAAAAAATCGGTCAGACTGTTGTATTCAAATCTTCCGTTCACCTCACTGCCATAGATGGATTTTGCAAAGGTCCCCATCAGATCAAAACCAAATACATATTTGATCTTATCCGTGTTCCAGTAAAAATTATCCACCAGCTGGATCACATTGTTCTTAAACCCTTCCTGTGCAAAGCGGTGCCCCCCAAACTGTACATTGGTCTTATATTCCTTGCCGTCAATAACCGAAGGTATGTTCCGGATGATGGCGCGGGGAATGTTCTCCCGGGGCAGTTCATCTCCGGGCTCGCTGCTCTGATAGGTATGCAGGTGCTGCAATTTGAGTTCATTGGTCATCCGGGAATTTACCGAGGTCCTTAAGGTTGCCAGCAGGCTGTTGTCGCGGTTGTAATCATTCCCTGCCGATTCATATAAGTTGATGGCGGTGTTGTCGATCAGTCCCAGTTTATTCTGATCACTGGTAAAGTTATTACGGACCGTCAGCAGGTTTTTGTCATTGATCTGCCAGTCGATCCGGGCAAAAGCGGCATCGGAATTACGTGTTTTTGGAAAAGATCCGTATTGCGCATGATTCGACAGCCCAAAGTGCTGACGGGCAAAATCGATCAGTTTATCCAGGGTATCCTTTCTTATTTTCAGCCGCAGTTCATCCTGTGGGGTCTGGATGTCGGCGATCACCAGCGACCGCTGATCCAGCTGATGATCCCAGGCCACAAAAAAATGAAGTTTGTTTTTAATGATGGGACCGCCGAGTGAAAAACCATACTGGTAGGTGGAATAGTTATTGTTCCGCTTATTACCCACGATATCATATCCGGAAGAAAGCTCGTTGGCCCTTCCGAATCCGAAAACAGATCCGTGGAAATCATTGGTACCGGATTTGGTCACCGCACTTACGGTTCCGCCGCCGCTTCGTCCGTAAGTAACATCGTACTGGTTGGTCACTACTTTAAACTCCCGCACGGCCTCAATGGAAATAGAGTATGGCGCGCCGCTACGGCTGGTGGTGGGGCCGGCCGAAGTCGGGTTCTTTGCATTCATCCCGTCGATGGTATAGTTGGTGGAAGTGTTCAGCTGACCGGAAATACTTCCGCCCCTGCCCGCAAGCGGGGAAAGTTCGGTAAGGTTGGCAAAGTTCCTTCCGTTCACCGGCAATTGCGTCATCAGTCTTGAACCGATGGCGGTGGCAGCACCGATGTTCTCCACCTTTGCTTTAAGACCGGAAGACACTGTAACATTTTCAAGGTTCTGCACACTGGTTTCCATTTGCATGTTTACCCGCAGGGCATCTCCCTGGTTCAGGAACAGGTTCTCCTTTTTCTGATCAGTAAAACCGGTTGAGGTGATCTGTACATAATAGGGGCCGCCCAGCGGCATTTCATTAAAAATATAACTGCCCTTATTATTGGTCAGCGTAGTTTGTTTGAAACCGGTTGAGGTATTGTACACCAGCACGGTGGCACCGGCTACCGGTTTATTTTCTGCATCTGTTACCATTCCGGAAATAGATGCCTGTGTGGTCTGGGCCAAAAGCACCACGGTCTGGAGGGACAGGATCGTTAGTAACAGCAAAACTGCACGGATTGGTTTATTCATATTGAAAGTTTTTGCAAAAGAAGGGCACCAGTATTACCGGCAGTTCACCATAATATTAAGTAACTGTAAAAAATACGGGGCTTGAGGGACAAACGCAATCATTCACTCCGGGTCAGGGGCACGGGATGTGGTACTCAATAATGAAGCCAAACTTTATGTTGAAACGTTTAAAATAAGAGCATACGGCCCCGCTGAGAAAAGGGGTATAAAAAAAGGGCATCCGTTATGATGCCCTTTTTGAAATTATTTTTTAACCGTCAGATGGTCCATTGGTCGTGTATAATCGCGATCAGATAGTACCGGCCGTTTTCCAGTTTATATACCAGCCGTACCGACTTCCAGTCCATACCGCCGTATTTTTTTGTTCCGTCCAGATAATTCTCTGTAAACTCTGCGCCGGGGTATGCGGTTTTCAGATTATTGATCGAATTGCCTTTTCCATAAACCGCATTCACGCCTGCCTGTTTCGCATTCAAAAAATTACCGTCGTATACAAATTTTCCGAAATACTCGGCGGGTGAAAGAAAGATAGCATTACCGCTACCATCATAGGAGCCCCAGTTTATTTTTTTGTTTTTATTCCTGGTGATCAGCTCCTGGAATGCTTCGCGGGTGAATTTTTTATCGGTTCCCGGTTCAACAGTGGCATACGGTGAGAAGCGGATCCCTTCCTGCGGGTGAATGAAAGAATCCAGCTTTGCGTATTCCTTATTCTTGAACAGGGTAAGGATCTCCTTAGTGGTTGCGGAAAGCACGCTGTCCTTGTTTGCTTCTGTTACCCGGAAGGAGGTCAAGGTGTCGGTGCCCACCAGCTGCATGGAATCATGCCGTTCAGAGATATCGATGCCGCTGGTGTCTTCATCTCCGGACCCCGGCTTCCCACCTTTTCCTTTACAACCGTTACATCCGGCAATGATACTGCCCAGGGCAAAACCAACGCCTGTTAACCATACCAATTGTTTCTTCATACCTTCTGTCCGTTTTTAGGATACCGCCGGCATCCTGTCTGTTTATAGTTTAAAAAGGAAGATCGTCCGTTCCTTCATTCAGATCGCTGTAGGTATCTGAAGGGTTATTATCGGTGTATTGACCGCCGCCGCTGTTGCTGCCTCCCGCCGGTTCCAGCTTCCATGCCTTTACATCGGTATACCAGCGTCCGTTGTATTCGCGGCTTTCCACGTCAAATGAAATAGTAAGGGCTTTACCAACCTGTAGCAGGCTTTCATTGATCTTATCTCCCCAGATGGAGATACATACTTTTTTGGGATACTGCGCCTGTGTTTCCACAATAATATCCTGTTTTTTCCATTCACCGTTCTTTCCCATTCCCTTCTGTAAGGGCAATAGCTGCACCAGGGTTCCTGTCAACTGCATCATTTCACTGCTTTATTTTACTGTAATCAAAATTTATGCTACAAATATAGCAGGCTTCCGGCAAAGCCGGCTGAAATATATCCCTTTGGCGGGCGTCGCAGGCATTGAAACAGGGCATACCTACTGCTGTTGCCGGTACTGGTACAGCAGCCCCTTGTCAAATGCCGCCCACTTACAGGCTTTAAGTCCGGCGGTCTTTAATGCGTTATTGGTCCAGCTGTTACAGGTATGAAACAGGCTGTAGGCGCCCTTTGCTTCATAAAAGGCATCATCCCGGTTGTACTGCGCCCGGGTATCAATATAAACCGGCGCACCCCCGGCATTTCTGTCGAGTGCAGCTTCCACATATCCGGCCAGTTTCCGGTATTGTCCTTCTGTAAGCTGCAGCTTCCGGCAAAGCGGCCCTTCTGATACATGTTTATAATAGGTAACATGTAAGGCCGTTTCTCCCAGTCCTGTTACGGCTTTGAATGCGGTAGACAGGGTCAGGTCCTTCCATTCCGGTGTGTTCAGGTAAAAGCCTTTATCGCCCCAACCCACAGCTACCCACTGATAGACTGTGTCCCTGCTGAGTGTATGCTGATAGGCAAAAGTCTGGCTCCAGTTCTTAAGATCTGTTACTACAGGAAGCACCAGGTCGGTATGCACCCCATTGGAAAGCAGAAAAGCAGTGATCTTTTTAGGGCCTTCGTCACCGGCGGCTGTAACCGTCCACCGCGAAAGAAGCCGTTCGGCGACCACATACCCGGCAATGAACAGGACCAGGACCAGCAGGGTCTTTAGCAGTATTTTGAAAAAACGTCTTACAATTTTCATATGAAGTCATAAAGATGCAGAAAAGAAACGGTTTTAGCCTGCGGATTTCCTTACTTTGCAAAATGGACTCCAGAATGGTATTAGACGGCGACAATGAGCTCCGGGAAAAAATTGACCGGCAGCCAAAATTTCAGCAAATTATTGCCACCCTCCTTTCCTATGTCTTCCATCCTGTTTTTGTTCCGATATACGTTATTTACTTTTTACTGTATATAGAGCCTTTTTTATTTTACGGAACCACGGAAGATGGCCGTTTGATGGTATTGTTGCAGGGCATTGTCAATTATACCTTCTTCCCACTGGTCTCTGTCCTGTTGCTGAGGGGCCTGAAATTCATCCCCTCTATAAAACTCAAAGAACGGAAGGACCGGATCATTCCTTTTATTATCTGTAATATCTGGTATTTCTGGATCTGGTATGTATGGCGGGGGCTGGATGGGATGCCCCGGGAAATGGTCATTTTTGCCATGGGCGTTTTTATGGCCTCCTCTGTGGGGTTGCTGCTGAATATCTACATGAAAGTAAGCATGCACGGTATTGCCCTGGGCACTGCTGTATCCTTTCTCTGCCTGCTCGGCTTCACTTATGGCCAGGGCATGAGCCTTTATATCATAATCGCCCTGCTGATCACCGGCCTGGTAAGCACCTCCCGTCTGCTGCTCTCCGATCATACCGCCAAAGAGGTCTATTTCGGACTGCTGGCAGGCGTACTGGGACTGCTGATTGCCAATATGGTAGTATAATCCTTCCCGGCGACCCAAACTGCTTGGAGGCGTCTCAAAAAAAAATAATTCCAAAAATATTAGTTTTGAAATACTAATTTTATTAGCTTTGCGTTGTTGATAAGTTAATCAGATCGGACAACGGTAAATTGTAATTTTGGTTATGGCAAAAACAGACAAAACAACAGAAATAGACATGAACAGCGAGAAGCTGAAAGCATTGCGCCTTACGATGGATAAGATTGATAAGGATTATGGGAAAGGCAGTGTAATGCTGATGAATGAAAAGGCTGAAGTGACCCAGGAAGTGATTTCCACCGGTTCCATAGGCCTGGATACAGCGCTTGGGATCGGTGGCCTGCCCCGTGGCCGCGTTATTGAAATTTACGGGCCGGAATCTTCCGGTAAGACCACAATAGCAACCCATGTGATCGCGGAAGCACAGAAAAAAGGTGGTATGTGCGCCATTATAGATGCGGAGCATGCATTTGACAGCAGCTACGCCAAAAAACTGGGCGTAAATGTCGACAACCTGCTGATCTCCCAGCCGGATTATGGGGAGCAGGCACTGGAAATTGCGGACCGGCTGATCCTTTCCGGGGCCCTGGATGTAGTGGTGATCGACTCTGTTGCCGCCCTGGTACCTAAAAGCGAGCTAGAAGGCGAAATGGGAGACAGCAAAATGGGTTTACATGCCCGTTTGATGAGCCAGGCATTGCGTAAGCTTACAGCCACCATTTCAAAAACAAACACAATTTGTATTTTCATTAACCAGCTGCGTGAAAAGATCGGGGTAATGTTCGGTAACCCTGAAACGACGACAGGTGGTAATGCTCTGAAGTTCTATGCTTCCGTACGGCTCGACATCCGCCGTTCCGCGCAGATCAAAGACGGAGATGCCGCAATCGGTAACCGCGTAAAGGTAAAAGTGGTAAAGAACAAAGTGGCTCCCCCGTTCCGCTCCTCCGAATTTGACATCATCTTCGGGGAAGGCATTTCCAAAACCGGCGAGATCATCGACATGGGCGTGGAGCTGGGCATTTTACAAAAAAGCGGCTCCTGGTACAGCTATAATAATGATAAACTGGGACAGGGGCGTGATGCTGTAAAAGCGTTGCTGCTGGACAATCCGGAGCTGGC includes:
- a CDS encoding carboxypeptidase regulatory-like domain-containing protein produces the protein MNKPIRAVLLLLTILSLQTVVLLAQTTQASISGMVTDAENKPVAGATVLVYNTSTGFKQTTLTNNKGSYIFNEMPLGGPYYVQITSTGFTDQKKENLFLNQGDALRVNMQMETSVQNLENVTVSSGLKAKVENIGAATAIGSRLMTQLPVNGRNFANLTELSPLAGRGGSISGQLNTSTNYTIDGMNAKNPTSAGPTTSRSGAPYSISIEAVREFKVVTNQYDVTYGRSGGGTVSAVTKSGTNDFHGSVFGFGRANELSSGYDIVGNKRNNNYSTYQYGFSLGGPIIKNKLHFFVAWDHQLDQRSLVIADIQTPQDELRLKIRKDTLDKLIDFARQHFGLSNHAQYGSFPKTRNSDAAFARIDWQINDKNLLTVRNNFTSDQNKLGLIDNTAINLYESAGNDYNRDNSLLATLRTSVNSRMTNELKLQHLHTYQSSEPGDELPRENIPRAIIRNIPSVIDGKEYKTNVQFGGHRFAQEGFKNNVIQLVDNFYWNTDKIKYVFGFDLMGTFAKSIYGSEVNGRFEYNSLTDFFNNKPNLYYREAPISPDQEVKSSIWNIGVYGQLQTRLAKGLDFTGGLRIDYAKYPSAPFNQLVFEELKLRTDNKVNSLIVQPRLQFSWDINEAHTDYIRLGAGIFASDINNYMVINNLVFDGTHLATVDVRGADIPVPNFNEYRQNPSSAPTLPQFQVPTINMNGKDVKVPTVYKANLSYSRYITNRLRAGITGFITLGRHNYFYLDRNMVANPYFNIPNEDNRGVFIPLESMPASGNADWKQGRISNKLGRVLELNSIGKVNQFAVVVDATWQYFRDGEISASYTWNDNKDNATYNGNVANTATLVLPVKDDPRDLSSMAYSDNQFRHKVVFYGTSPTLAGFTIGVRYTGMGGTRYTLRSGVNSNGDFVTSDNDLAYIFDINDPSVPENIRNGLKAVLDNPNASESIKEYIRKYNGKMAARNGGINGFFGILDLHVGKKFRIAGTHALELSGDLFNVVNFFDKYKGSSKTLSNQAIYSPQTGTAFDAATRQFLYNVNTAGVVTPSGDPYQFQIGLRYSF
- a CDS encoding DUF3127 domain-containing protein, whose protein sequence is MMQLTGTLVQLLPLQKGMGKNGEWKKQDIIVETQAQYPKKVCISIWGDKINESLLQVGKALTISFDVESREYNGRWYTDVKAWKLEPAGGSNSGGGQYTDNNPSDTYSDLNEGTDDLPF
- a CDS encoding TIGR02117 family protein; translated protein: MKIVRRFFKILLKTLLVLVLFIAGYVVAERLLSRWTVTAAGDEGPKKITAFLLSNGVHTDLVLPVVTDLKNWSQTFAYQHTLSRDTVYQWVAVGWGDKGFYLNTPEWKDLTLSTAFKAVTGLGETALHVTYYKHVSEGPLCRKLQLTEGQYRKLAGYVEAALDRNAGGAPVYIDTRAQYNRDDAFYEAKGAYSLFHTCNSWTNNALKTAGLKACKWAAFDKGLLYQYRQQQ
- the recA gene encoding recombinase RecA is translated as MAKTDKTTEIDMNSEKLKALRLTMDKIDKDYGKGSVMLMNEKAEVTQEVISTGSIGLDTALGIGGLPRGRVIEIYGPESSGKTTIATHVIAEAQKKGGMCAIIDAEHAFDSSYAKKLGVNVDNLLISQPDYGEQALEIADRLILSGALDVVVIDSVAALVPKSELEGEMGDSKMGLHARLMSQALRKLTATISKTNTICIFINQLREKIGVMFGNPETTTGGNALKFYASVRLDIRRSAQIKDGDAAIGNRVKVKVVKNKVAPPFRSSEFDIIFGEGISKTGEIIDMGVELGILQKSGSWYSYNNDKLGQGRDAVKALLLDNPELAAQVETQIREKIKEMQG